From Ignavibacteriota bacterium, the proteins below share one genomic window:
- a CDS encoding prolipoprotein diacylglyceryl transferase produces the protein MIPVLFEFGPLRVYSYGLMLGIAFLLGSAIMARALKRRGLDPGIANTVTIFAVVFGIAGAKLLYLLEEFEAFKADPAGMTFSAGGLTWYGGFLLALLAVSLYIRWKKVPFMKVWDCLGIALILAYGVGRVGCHLSGDGDYGRPTSLPWGTIYAQGTAKPTMMLEEYFRREPAARAEWHYDSLRVMIAGRDRMGHLYTEFDARTPLHPTPIYELLMGAAGFFALLAIEKRHLIPGQLFMAYLMLSSTFRFAVEFLRLQPRIAIGLSEAQIFSIALFILGAAGFVIIARRHATPHSRA, from the coding sequence ATGATCCCCGTTCTCTTTGAATTCGGCCCGCTCCGGGTCTACAGCTACGGGCTCATGCTCGGCATCGCATTCCTCCTGGGCAGCGCCATCATGGCGCGCGCATTGAAACGCCGCGGGCTCGATCCCGGCATCGCGAATACCGTCACGATCTTCGCCGTGGTCTTCGGCATCGCCGGAGCAAAGCTCCTCTATCTCCTGGAGGAGTTCGAAGCATTCAAAGCGGATCCTGCAGGCATGACCTTCTCGGCGGGCGGACTCACCTGGTACGGCGGGTTCCTCCTCGCGTTGCTCGCCGTGTCCCTCTATATCCGCTGGAAGAAGGTCCCGTTCATGAAAGTGTGGGACTGCCTTGGCATCGCGCTGATCCTGGCGTATGGCGTCGGGCGGGTCGGATGCCATCTGTCGGGCGACGGCGACTACGGACGGCCGACGTCACTGCCGTGGGGAACCATCTACGCCCAGGGGACGGCCAAGCCGACCATGATGCTTGAGGAGTATTTCCGTCGGGAGCCTGCCGCACGCGCGGAATGGCACTACGATTCCCTCCGCGTCATGATCGCAGGCAGGGACAGGATGGGTCATCTCTACACGGAGTTCGATGCACGGACACCGCTGCATCCCACGCCGATCTATGAACTCCTGATGGGCGCGGCAGGATTCTTCGCTCTCCTGGCGATCGAAAAGAGACACCTGATCCCGGGCCAGTTGTTCATGGCCTATCTGATGCTGTCCAGCACGTTCCGCTTCGCTGTGGAGTTCCTGAGACTCCAACCACGCATCGCCATCGGACTCTCGGAAGCCCAGATCTTCAGCATCGCTCTGTTCATCCTTGGCGCGGCAGGATTCGTGATCATCGCCCGCCGGCACGCCACACCGCACTCACGCGCATAG
- the rlmB gene encoding 23S rRNA (guanosine(2251)-2'-O)-methyltransferase RlmB, producing MTNVLTGRKPVLEALRAGRALDKVLVLRGTHGSTIDEIRRLAEQRGITVQDSEKQHFREFSPEALTQGVIAFAPEKKAAELEDILTAIRERGETGFLLILDQIEDPQNLGALIRTAECAGVHGAIIPRHHAAPINPTVVKASAGATEHLPIAEVTNLVNAIEELKQAGFWVIGLAGDGDKTYAQVDYTVPVAFVVGNEGRGIRRLVKEHCDHLVRIPLFGKVESLNASVAGALGMFEVVRQRERR from the coding sequence ATGACGAATGTTCTGACCGGCCGCAAGCCGGTGCTTGAGGCCCTCAGGGCAGGGCGGGCGCTGGACAAGGTCCTGGTGCTGCGCGGGACCCATGGCAGCACGATCGATGAGATCCGGCGGCTTGCAGAACAGCGCGGCATCACCGTGCAGGATTCCGAGAAACAGCACTTCCGGGAATTCTCACCCGAAGCCCTCACCCAGGGCGTGATCGCCTTTGCGCCCGAAAAGAAAGCCGCCGAGCTCGAGGATATCCTCACCGCCATCCGCGAGCGCGGCGAGACCGGTTTCCTTCTTATCCTGGACCAGATCGAGGACCCGCAGAACCTCGGTGCACTCATCCGTACGGCGGAGTGCGCGGGCGTCCACGGGGCCATCATCCCCCGGCATCACGCAGCCCCGATCAACCCCACGGTCGTCAAGGCGTCAGCCGGCGCCACCGAGCACCTCCCCATCGCCGAGGTCACCAACCTCGTCAACGCGATCGAGGAACTCAAGCAGGCAGGGTTCTGGGTGATAGGGTTGGCGGGTGACGGCGACAAGACGTATGCCCAGGTGGACTACACCGTCCCGGTCGCGTTCGTGGTGGGCAATGAAGGGCGCGGGATCCGCCGGCTCGTGAAGGAGCACTGCGATCATCTCGTGCGCATCCCCCTGTTCGGGAAGGTCGAATCACTGAACGCCTCGGTGGCCGGTGCGCTCGGCATGTTCGAAG